A part of Heliangelus exortis chromosome 3, bHelExo1.hap1, whole genome shotgun sequence genomic DNA contains:
- the MRPL14 gene encoding large ribosomal subunit protein uL14m, whose product MRRGWRGCVPFGGQVSRIQMALLNRRLGLSLSHLSSAVIQRLFSTTGTSRAIQKLTRVRVVDNSSLGNTPYHRPPKCIHVYNKTGVGKVGDKILLAIKGEKKKALIVGHKMPGPPMTPRFDSNNVVLIEDNGNPVGTRIKTPIPYILRQREGEFSKVLAIARSFV is encoded by the exons GGCAGGTTTCCAGAATCCAAATGGCTCTCTTGAACAGGCGACTGGGTTTATCCTTAAGCCACCTGAGCAGTGCAGTGATCCAGCGACTTTTCAG CACCACTGGGACAAGCCGAGCGATACAGAAACTCACCCGTGTGCGAGTGGTGGACAACAGCAGCTTGGGGAACACTCCCTACCATCGACCACCAAAATGTATCCATGTGTATAACAAGACTGGAGTTGGCAAAGTAGGAGATAAAATCCTTCTGGCtatcaaaggagaaaagaagaaggctTTGATTGTAGGGCACAAGATGCCTGGTCCCCCCATGACACCTAGGTTTGATTCCAACAATGTGGTACTCATAGAAGACAATGGAAATCCAGTAGGGACTCGAATAAAAACACCAATACCCTATATCCTGCGGCAGAGAGAAGGAGAGTTCTCCAAAGTATTGGCCATTGCCCGCAGCTTTGTATGA